TTCTTAATTTAACAAGAGGTAAGTGATTAGCAGTATCTTCCTTGTCATTtatatgagagagagaaagagagagaaactaAGTTGAGAAGCCTTTGAGATTAAAAATCTCTTTGGTTTCACCTTTCAAATGTTTTGGTCATAGTTCTTAGCTTAACAAAGTGTGAAAGCTTAGTAAATTCTAAGCCAACATtttctttcttgtaatttctatgagaagagagagagagagagagagagagagagagagagagagagagagagagagaaataaaatGGGAGGTTTCTAAGGATAATATCCTAAGAGCAATAAATTGTTCTTAACTTAACAAAGGGTGAAAGATCAATACATCCTAAGCCAATTGTTTCTTTCTTGCGGTTCCTGTGAGAAGAGGAGAGTAGGGAGTCAGAAGTCTCTGACTAAAATCCCTGTGGTGAATCTCAACTTAACAAAGGGTGAATGATCAATAAATTCTAAGCAAACATCTCTTTCTTGTAATTTCcatgaaaagagagagaagagagacagAAACAAAGAGGTTTCGTTTCAAATCACAGGAAAGATTGACAGACTCTTCAAGGGTTGATCTGACTGATTGAAGGAGGAGTGAATCTCCATTCCATGGAATCCTTCTTCTCATTATGTTCGTATGCTGTTTCTCTTGGAGTGCCTGCAAGCTGCATGTCAGACAATGGTGTGATGTTGACCATAGGAAATCTGAGATGAGCTTCAAAAATGTTGGAATCCCACATTTGGTAATGTCAAACCTATTAACAATGCTTTCTCACTTTATGATCCATCCTTCATCCTTGGATCCCATGTCTAACAGTGGAAGAAAGATCTTTAGGGGAAGGCTAATGCTTGTCctgttctttctttttatttcttgatCTCAATATATTATTCACACTTACCAATATGTAAAGAACACAGAACAAAGAATTTTTCTTGTCAGTAAAATTGAGACTAAAGTTCCCTTGAATTCATTTACATTCACATTTGTGGGTATGAATGAACTTTATAATCAGCTGCAATCTCATTTACAGGTTATTAATATGCAATCAGTGACCACATCTTTAGCaactgaaaaaataaaataaaattattcgcAATTATAATTCTATTGTTTTCATGAAAGACACTGTTGCAGATGCATTTTTTGTGGCTGAAAACCAGTGTTTTACTTCTGAAACACTCTTTTCTTCATAAAAAAACTAAAGAAAACCAGTTTTTGATTGCTCAGAcataaattttgtttcttttaattgtTTTCTTGAAAGAAAGAGAAACCTAAAGGCAACTTTTGTTCCTGTCAATAACTCAGTTGTTGAAGATAGTTGGTGGCTTCAAGTCTTGCTTAACTTTAGGAATCAAATTCAATCACCTGTTGCcatccaataaaaaaaaaagagctagTTGGTAAAAAGCTAGAAGATTATTTCCCAAAGGGAAACAGTGTAATGCAAATATGAGCAATGATATGACTAGAAGAGTATTACAATCATCAGAATGACTCTGACAATTAGGAAATCATAGATGTGAGTCTGTACAACTGATACATCAGTATGAGCAGAACAGCCTCTTCATTAAGATCAAGAAAAAGCCCATGCTTCCATTGATCTTACTAATCTGTGCCAGAGTAGGCATACATGAAACatcacacaagaaaaagaaatatgaTGTGTTTCTTTCACCAAACCAAACTGTTTATTAGTAACTTAGTTGATTGGAGGTGGGGTTCCACCAATCCCTTTTCCCCCCCACCTCTTACCCCCAATGCATTAAAATATAGCATAGTTCAATGCATACACACCCACCTACATGCCACCCTAAGCCATTGATTAGGGGAACTACTCAAAACCAAGTTGAAATATGGAGGAATTCTTGGCTTCTTCTTTTCCTGCAACAATCATTGGAGTCACAGAAAGAGATGGGCATTATGAGGGGTTAAGAAGTTGGAATCATCAAATGTCAATGAAAGAAGACTCTTTAATATTATATGAAGGAGGGGTTAGGGATTCAAGAAAAGCTGCCTTATGCTCAGGTCAATCATTCAagatttgaaattttttatctctctCATTCCAAGTGAAGAACATTCATTGAGAGATCATAAAATCCATGCACTAAAGAACATGTATTTATGAAGAGCATGTCAAAGTTGTGAAGAGCATCTACTTCCTAAGTTGTGAAGAGCAGCTCAGAAGAATGATTCTTTGCTGTTTAGGTTGTGATTCACATCACAAAATCTACTCATTGAATTCATTATGTTAGTGAGCTTTTGGCAAGATAGGCGGCATTCTTATTTCCTTGACAGCTCTGTGGAATGTACTGCAGTCAACTTGACTCACCTACACTTGCAGGCCGGTTAAAGCTGTGCAATCTCATCCAAGTTAATGAACGGTGACAGTGTGTTGCTGCTGCTATCTAGGAGTAGCTCACAACTCTCCAAGTCTTGGATCTCTTCCAGATCATAGCCAGTTAACTTATAGGCAATTATAGTTAGATTCTGTCTTCCATATACAGGTAATGAAGTATGACCTTTTCAGTGGTCAAGTTCAGAACTTCGATTTGGCTTCGGAAACTCGGCTTCATCAGCATAGTACGGTAAAATTTAGATGAAGGCAGTGCTCATTTCATGAACTCATCATGGCTTCCCTCTCCATTGATTTCCACAAGATCACAATCCAACCAAAGGATGGATTGGTATGGGATTTACTTCCATGTGTTATCGGTCACACAAAACAGAGACCAACATGCATCAAATTCCTTCACTCGCAGTCAAGCTTCAAAGCTGCTTCTTGTCAGATAGATGCCTGTATGTCTCAGCAACTCCcattcacagagagagagagagagagagagagagagagaagcttgaTACGGCCTTCTTCTTACTCGGTATCCTCAGCAAAAACAAGGCACACATTGGCCCCCCAAATCCTCCACAGCGGCTCTAAGAAGAGAACGGGTTGCCTTTGAGCCACTCCCATGCCGAATCTAATTCGAAAAGAATTACTATTATTGTTTGGTCCCCAAACTTTCTCCCCGTATCATTCCATCCTACGTGGTTCTATGAAGAGGCTGACGGGTGTTAGCCACGTAGGATGGGTACGGTTACTTTGGTACGTATTTCTAGAGACCCCAAGATGAAAGGTGATTTTTatttatcagagaattactcgatTCTTTACCCTCGTTACGATTGGATCAATTGGTGGCCTCTTGTGGGACCCACAGAAAGAACTTCAATTCCCTCGATAGCCGGAAACGGTGCCGTCGGTCGACCCAAAGGCCGAACACGATTCGCGAAATCCGGATCGATTGCAGGACCGAGGAGCTTCATTTCGGTCGATTTCTTCCCCGGCGCCGCCAAAGGCGGAATCTTGCCCTAGGATTTGGGAGCCGCAGCGGACCCATGACCGATCGAAGCGCGTCGGCCGCCGTATGGATGAATCCTCCGACAGCGACGATGACGAGCCGGAGGACCCTGCGTCGAAGCCCATCGGCCCGGTGGGCCCTTCCGAGTGCATCGCCCTGCACCTTCGTTATCGTGACCGACGATTCCGATAGCCGCAAGACCCTCATCGGAGGAGATCGGGGTTGGAGCCCGGGATTCTCATCAGGAGACGATGGGACCTGCGCCTTGACCCATGCCGTTCCCTAGCGCGGAAGCTACGTGATCCATGTTGATCGCAATGGGAAATCGATCTCCATTATCTCATGGAAAACGTATTTGTGATCTTTTAGTTATGCCTTGTCTGCCGTCAAATCGAGATAGCAGTGAAGAAATGGAGGTCTCCGACGAAACGTGTGCAGGCAAGTGAATCCCAAACACCTGAATCGAACTGCTTGGCATCATATTGACAATGATTTCACTTGGATTCACACAAATCTTGATACAATTGGGATCAAACGCTTGATATTTATATGTCCATGACTTGGTCACACTCGACGATGATCTTACCACTGGCATGACCCTCCATGCTCTTTGCCCAGGCCTCCTCCGCCTTGCCCAGTGCGTATCTCGAGTCGATCACCGTCCTAAGCTTCCCTCCCTTCACCAGCTCAACCAGGAACTGCAAGTCCTCCTTCGTCGCCGTCGCGAACAGCACCACCAGCTTCTTATTCGAGCAGGTCAATTGCTTCAGAGCAGAACGAAGGAAAGCCCCCGGCGAAGGATTGAGATCGACGACCTTCCCGTGAGCTGCGAGGTTGGACTCCAAGCTGGACCAGCCAACGCTGGTGGTGCAGTTCACGACGACGTCGTACTTCCTGCCCGAAGGGCTCTTCAAGCTCTTGCCTTCCGGGGTCTTGTAGTCAAGCACCTCATCTGCGCCCAGGCTCCTCACCAGCTCCATGTTCCGGGCGCCGCAGGTGGCGGTGACATGGAGGTTTCCGAGCTTGGCGATCTGGACGGCGAACGTCCCGACACCGCCAGAGGCGGCAGTGATGAGGACGTTTGCTGGATCGCCGGTGCCGTCGAACTTGGTTGTGGCGTACCTCAGCGCCTGTAGAGCAGTAAAGCCCGCTATAGGCAGACCTGCAGCGTCTGCGGCTGATACTTCAGGTGGAATGTGGACCGTCAGGTTTACTGGTGCAACAGCGTACTCCGCGAGTCCACCTGCTTTCTGACAGTATATGCAGCTTAAAGGTTAACTCGAATAGCTCATTGGACatgaacacagagagagagagagagagagaggcgagcaATCCAAAGTCCACCACAGAACTCTTATATGATCATATGCATCAAGCAGTACAAAACTTGAAGTAATATGAACAGAGAAAGATGGCAAGATAAGAAAACTAGAGAAGCTCCAGAGAGAGGCAAAGCAGTCGAAGGTCTACCTGAGAATTATGGCAGTTAATTTCCAAGCATATGAACATAATCCAagccagaaaagaaaagaagaagaagcagaaggagGCTTAGAGCTCTTACAAATCCAAGCCATGTGACCACCTTGTCTCCTGGCTTGAAGCCATCGACGCCAGGTCCAACCTCAACAACTTCTCCTGCAACATCCGATACTGTCGACCAAACATTTTACAGGACTCAGTTTCTGATCCTCTACATCTAAAACAAGTAGCAATTCAAGAGAATAAGATCTGCACAGGGAGAGATGAAGCCTCGAGTGCAATCCAATGCAGATGTTGATGGAAGTGGGATGTGCACCTGGAACAAATGGAAACTTGGATGGCAGAAAAGGCCGGAACGCTCCCTTCTGGACTTTCCAGTCAGCTGGGTTCATGCTTGCTGCTTCCACTCTCAGGAGCACCTCATCCTTCTTGGGTGAAGGAACCTGGATCTCAACATGCTGAAGCCAAAAATGCAGCACTTCAATCAATCACGTCGCTTTCATGAAGCTTACAAACGATGGATGGTAACAGAGACATGCCGGATTTGTGGTGCAAACCATCAAATCTTCTTTAGACAAAGTCAAACCCTACCTTAAATCTTCTTCACACTCTACTGACATGATTACTCTACCTTTGACCATGAGGTGAAGCAAACAAACGGACTAGTATCAGAGGAAAAGCTTCAGGTGCAGTGTTGCGACCGAGATTCTATGACATGTTCTTGAAAGGCTCAGTTCAGCTTCCTCCGAAGAGCACGGAAGCGAACAAACCTCTAGTATCAGAGGAAAAGTTTCAGGTGCAGTATTGCCACCGAGATTCTATGACATGTACATATAGGCTCAGTTCAGCTTCCTCAGAAGAGCATGGATCTATTTGTTGAAGCCGAAGGAAACGTGATCGAgagaaaagggagaagaggatAGAGCACGAGAGGGCATCGGGAAGAAGGTGGTACCTGGAGAGCGGCGGCGCCACCGCCGTAGCCGCCGTATTGCACGGCGCGCATGGTTCTTGCGGCCATGGCAGGAGGAAAGACGGGCGGAGATTGATGGGGCGTTCGCTGGCGGTGGGCGGAGATATTTCTAGCGGCGGAGCGCTCTACGAAATGACGGAACTGCCCTCCCGCACCACGTAAGTTCGCACGTCAGCCTGACCAAAGAGCACGACCGGCGAGGGCGAGGATTTGGCATGGTCTGCCCACGTGGCAGATTGGCCCGCCATCCTGTGCGTACGCGCCCGCCTCGACCACCGTAACCTGTCACGAAGTCCGTCGCCACGTGGGACCCACCCTCGCCGCGGTAAGGCAAACGTATCATTAGACGGATGGTTTAGACATCATAGCCCTCACTTGATCTCCTAACATAAACCATACCGCCTCGATTAAGGAGACTTAATGCACGTCTAAGTTCATCAAGGAGTGTGACAAGTCAACATAATATGGTCAATGAAATATGAGCTACTCAGACGTATGTTGTGGTGCCGTAATCCTTCAGCTGCCTCCTCTCTTAACAAAGCAAGAGTAGGTGAAATGATGACATTTGTGTGCTCATCTTGAAGATGAAGCAATCAATCAATTGGGGGTTGACCAGTCAAAATTGATTCctcattatttataaaaaaataatgataataataataataataataaaataaataaataaataaataaataaaatcaagatAGTGAGTGATGAAattatgttttcctttaagcaaacttcttatcATTTCAATCACAGTTTGATTTTTatgttcagctacaccattttgctccggtgtgtataatattatcaattctctacgaaattttctttataaaaagaattaaactcattagataaaaattcaccatctCTATCTGTCTGAAGTGTTTTTATGTGTCTACCACTTTACCTTTCTATAAGtaccttgaatttttaaaaattattaaatattttatattttaatttcagaaaatatatctaactcatgcgactataatcattagtaaacaatagaaaatattgagTTCCACCAaataattttgtattcataggtccatatAAGTCAGCataaattaattcaagataattaaatgctctccatgcttttctaacagaaaataatttttttactttgtttgtcataaatacaacattcacatacatcaagtacattaatcttgggcaattcgaaaatcattccttttttatttaacaaccttaaacccttaatgttaaggtatTCATATCTTAAATGTTATAAATTAGACTCATTTTTTTGAGTTGCAACAAGAGCatgcttttcaatatttgaaacatcaagcgaaaatattttgttttacgtcatgcaaatatttactataatcaaaccagattttttaacTTTAATAGTGCataaaccatcatcaaatataactgaatatctattatctatcaattgtccaacactcaacaagttatttgataaagtaggaacaaaaaaaatattatcaatgtattttacctttccttgatttgtcttcacctcaattgttcattTTCCTTCCGGTTTGATTTGCTTATTATCTctaagtctaactttcaacttgtaagtttcatcaatatatctaaatattaattttaagccTGACATATTATTAGAATATCCACTGtcaaaaaccaaatatcatttgatacatcataaacttatgatcgacttataaacaacttactattttcttcattttcctcaacataacttgcttgcttttctcttttccaacaaAGTATCTTCGTGTGACCAaattttttacaatagtgacattgaattccactcttttaatttttttttatcataatttgattaccTTTATTCATCATGTCTATCAaaatgtcttcttcctcttcctttttcatttcctttaccacgaaatcctcctctaccACATCCTCTTCCtgctgattttttatttttttaaagtagaagactcccccttaacttGAAATgctttctcttcatttttttcaagtgacctgtttaacattgcttcatgtgcttgcaaggaacccattagttcatcaaatgaaaatgtagataaatcttttgactcctcaattgcggcaacaacatgatcaaattttagagttaaacttctcaaaacttttgcaacaattatataatcaggaagatgttcaccgtaagatttcatttgactaacaatttcagtcactcgagaaagaaaatcttgcactgattcattgcttttcatgaacaaaatttcaaactcacgacgaagggtttaaagttttatcgtaatcacccttgacgaaccttgaaatttattttgaagGATCAACCAAGCTTGTTTTGAGGTTGTCGTTGTTGCAATTCTCgagaagattgtctcatgtacagcttgttgaatgaagaacaatgcctttgagccTTTCTTTCTATTCTCTCTCAGACTGATTTCGTCATATGGATCTGCATATTCATTctttattaagtcccaaagatcttgagacttgaatagagtcttcatcttgatattccaaaattcatagcatttacCCGAGAAGATGAGAATAAGGGGTTAAGACTTGAAATTATCATTAAAAGTCATAATGTCCAGTTTAAATtgaaacttggctctgatatcatTGGGGATGGAGGatcaaggaaataaaaaaaataaaatactatgatataagtaaaagaatcctttcgatcaagaaaatcgatgtagtatttaaaataagatgattgacatagaacacttacaagatattcccaaaTATATTCTCCTTtctatcttacttcatgaactatgaCCCTATTTATAGGACATAGTGATAACTACCTCACTCCACTATGTCACCCATGAGTGAGGTAGTTATAAGAATCaccctataacttctagatcatgggtCATTTCTTGAAACATGTCTAAAACTactaaaaatattgtaactacctagataactactataAATCAATTCTTAACAATATTTACAATGATTTCACTTGGATTCACACAAATCTCGATACAATTGGGATCAAACGCTTCATATTTATATGTCCATAACTTGGTCGCGCTCGACGATGATCTTACCAGTGGCATGACCCTCCATGATCTTTGCCCAAGCCTCCTCCGCCTTGCCCAGTGCGTATCTCGAGTCGATCACCGTCCTAAGCTTCCCTCCCTTCACCAGCTCAACCAGGAACTGCAAGTCCTCCTTCGTCGCCATCGCGAACAGCAGCACCAGCTTCTTATTCGAGCAGGTCAATTGCTTCAGAGCAGAACGAAGGAACCCCCCCGGCGAAGGATTGAGATCGACGACCTTCCCGTGAGCTGCGAGGTTGGACTCCAAGCTGGACCAGCCAACGCTGGAGGTGCAGTGCACGACGATGTCGTACTTCCTGCCCGAAGGGCTCTTCAAGCTCTTGCCTTCCGGGGTCTTGTAGTCAAGCACCTCATCTGCGCCCAGGCTCCTCACCAGCTCCATGTTCCGGGCGCCGCAGGTGGCGGTGACATGGAGGTTTCCGAGCTTGGCGAGCTGGACGGCGAACGTCCCGACACCGCCAGAGGCGGCAGTGATGAGGACGTTTGCTGGATCGCCGGTGCCGTCGAACTTGGTTGTGGCGTACCTTAGCGCCTGTAGAGCACTACAGGCCGCTATAGGCAGACCCGCAGCGCCTTCGGCTGATACTTCAGGTGGAATGTGTGCCGTAACGTTTACTGGTGCAATAGCGTACTCCGCGAGTCCACCTGCTTTCTGACAGTATACGCAGCTTAAAGGTTAACTCGAATAGCTCATTGGACATGaacacaggagagagagagagagatgcaagcAATCCAAAGTCCACCAcagaaatagaagaagaaaaactcTTATATGATCATATGCATCAAGCAGTACAAAACTTTAGTGATATGAACAGAGAAAGATGGCAAAATCAGAGAACGAGAGAAGCTCATTTGACATGAACAGAGAGAGGCAAAGCAGTCCAAGGTCTACCTGAGAATTATGCCAGTTAATTTCCAAACATATGAACATAATCCAAgccagaaaagaagaagaaggcttagAGCTCTTACAAATCCAAGCCACGTGACCACCTTGTCTCCTGGCTTGAAGCCATCCACGCCAGGTCCAACCTCAACAACTTCTCCTGCAACATCCGATACTGTCGACCAAACATTTTACAGGACTCAGTTTCTGATCCTCTACATCTAAAACAAGTAGCAATTCAAGAGAATAACATCTGCACGGGGAGAGATGAAGCCTCGAGTGCAATCCAGTGCAGATGTTGATGGAAGTGGGATGTGCACCTGGAACAAATGGAAGCTTGGATGGCAGAAAAGGCCGCATCATTCCCTTCTGGATTTTCCAGTCGGCTGGGTTCATGCTTGCTGCTTCCACTCTCAGGAGCACCTCATCCTTCTTGGGTGAAGGAACCTGGATCTCAACATGCTGAAGCCAAAAATGCAGCACTTCAATCAATCATGTCGCTTTCATGAAGCTTACAAACGATGGATGGTAACAGAGACATGTCGGATTTGTGGTGCAAACCATCAAATCTTCTTTAGACAAAGTCAAACCCTCCCTTAAATCTTCTTCACACTCTACTGACATGATTACTCTACCTTTGACCATGAGATGAAGCAAACAAACGGACTAGCATCAGAGGAAAAGCTTCAGGTGCAGTGTTGCAACCGAGATTCTATGACATGTACATATAGGCTCAGTTCAGCTTCCTCAGAAGAGCATGGATCTATTTGTTGAAGCCGAAGGAAACGTGATCGAgagaaaagggagaagaggatAGAGCACGAGAGGGCATCGGGAAGAAGGTGGTACCTGGAGAGCGGCGGCGCCACCGCCGTAGCTGGCGTATTGCACGGCGCGCATGGTTCTTGCGGCCATGGCAGGAGGAAAGACGGGCGGAGATTGATGGGGCGTTCGCTGGCGGTGGGCGGAGATATTTCTAGCGGCGGAGCGCTCGGCGAAATGACGGAACTGCCCTACCGCTCCACGTATGTTCGCACGTCAGCCTGACGAAAGAGCACGACCGGCGAGGGCGAGAGACTTGGCATGTTCTGCCCACGTGGCGAATTGGCCGCCATCCTCTCCGTACACGCCCGCCTTGACCGCCGGAACGTGTCACGTGAGTCCGTCCCCACGTGGGACCCACCCTCGCCGGCAGTAAGGCAAACGTATCGTTAGACACGGTGGATGGTTCAGGCATCATAGCGCTCACTTAATCGCCTAACATAAACCATACACTGCCTCGATTAAGGAGACTTAATGTTCATTAAGGAGTGTGACATGTCAACACAATATGGTAAATGAAATATGAGCTACTCAGATGTCATGTTGTGGTGCCGTAATCCTCGGGCCGCCTCCTCTCTTAACAAAGCAGGAGTAGGTGAAATGATGACATTTGTGTGCAATCATCTTGAAGATGAAGCAATCAATCAATTGGGGGTTGACCAGTCAAAATTGATTCCTCATTATccatagaaaataataataataaatgaaatCAAGATAGTGAGCCATGAAATGGTCAAACCTCCAtcaaagattgagaaaaaaagtTTTGGATCactctattattttattttatatatgacaTCATTGACCAGTTTGATTCCTATTaatcttttattttaaattttaacatGGTGCTCTAGTCAAAGTTTACTCAAAAAATAAATGAGTCAATGAAATAAGAAAATCACAGATATGTTAGGAAAATATCTAATATCTAAGATGAATCGGATGACATATATTATTAGATTTCATCGATGCTATATGTTGATTCTTATTCGTTTGGCTCGACAAAAATCATAGTCTCAAATTAATGAACTCGAGGTGGTACGGTTGAGTTGGACCGAGATGAAGTTCAACGTTGACCCAACCTAACACCTATATTATCTCGATCTTGCCTTCCACTTGACCTTGTGATtgagattattattattcttttttatcaactTTGGCTTGGTGTTAGATTTATGTGGTTGGAGCTCACATCATAAGATCAAGATGGATTATATTGGGTTAGAAAAAGGTCAAGTAGTAGGCCTAAGTTAAGAACTCTCAGCCATCGATTTCTGTCATAAAAATGAGTTGGTAGGTAAATGTAGAATCCAAATGTTAATACAGTTTTAATATGTGGTATTTTATTATATGCATGTcacaaaaaggagaaaatggaACAGTAAGTGAAGAAGATTATCTCCTATAACCAAGCTAAGATTCCATCCTTCCAAATCTTGGCATCATTAGAGAGCATTGACCAATATAATTACACACTTAAATCTTGTCCTTTTTCTTTGACCAGATTCTACTTCTCTTTCTTAGTTATCCATACACCTAACAAGAGAATACAGAATTAATAGGCCAAAACTTGACCCACTTAAAAACAAATCAagaattatattattaaaataacaATTGTCTTTTGGATCTTtccgaaaaaaaaaatagagagacGAACTAAGTGTCTTCACCTATGTTCCTTAGTTTTTCTTTTGCGTTTGTAATGAAGAATTAGTTTTGGAACACTAAATTTGAGTTTCTCTTTTACGTTTGTAATGAAGAATTAGTTTTTCTTTTACGTTTATAATGAAGAATCAAAATCATAGGATACTTGAGACGAACACTAAATTTGAGTTTCGAATCTTGTGATGATCTAATTCTTTATCGGGTAAGCTAATCAACGTGCTTTATATATGCATCAATTT
This Musa acuminata AAA Group cultivar baxijiao chromosome BXJ1-2, Cavendish_Baxijiao_AAA, whole genome shotgun sequence DNA region includes the following protein-coding sequences:
- the LOC135598636 gene encoding quinone-oxidoreductase QR1, chloroplastic-like isoform X1 — encoded protein: MAARTMRAVQYGGYGGGAAALQHVEIQVPSPKKDEVLLRVEAASMNPADWKVQKGAFRPFLPSKFPFVPVSDVAGEVVEVGPGVDGFKPGDKVVTWLGFKAGGLAEYAVAPVNLTVHIPPEVSAADAAGLPIAGFTALQALRYATTKFDGTGDPANVLITAASGGVGTFAVQIAKLGNLHVTATCGARNMELVRSLGADEVLDYKTPEGKSLKSPSGRKYDVVVNCTTSVGWSSLESNLAAHGKVVDLNPSPGAFLRSALKQLTCSNKKLVVLFATATKEDLQFLVELVKGGKLRTVIDSRYALGKAEEAWAKSMEGHASGKIIVECDQVMDI
- the LOC135598636 gene encoding quinone-oxidoreductase QR1, chloroplastic-like isoform X2, which codes for MNPADWKVQKGAFRPFLPSKFPFVPVSDVAGEVVEVGPGVDGFKPGDKVVTWLGFKAGGLAEYAVAPVNLTVHIPPEVSAADAAGLPIAGFTALQALRYATTKFDGTGDPANVLITAASGGVGTFAVQIAKLGNLHVTATCGARNMELVRSLGADEVLDYKTPEGKSLKSPSGRKYDVVVNCTTSVGWSSLESNLAAHGKVVDLNPSPGAFLRSALKQLTCSNKKLVVLFATATKEDLQFLVELVKGGKLRTVIDSRYALGKAEEAWAKSMEGHASGKIIVECDQVMDI
- the LOC135598650 gene encoding quinone-oxidoreductase QR1, chloroplastic-like, encoding MAARTMRAVQYASYGGGAAALQHVEIQVPSPKKDEVLLRVEAASMNPADWKIQKGMMRPFLPSKLPFVPVSDVAGEVVEVGPGVDGFKPGDKVVTWLGFKAGGLAEYAIAPVNVTAHIPPEVSAEGAAGLPIAACSALQALRYATTKFDGTGDPANVLITAASGGVGTFAVQLAKLGNLHVTATCGARNMELVRSLGADEVLDYKTPEGKSLKSPSGRKYDIVVHCTSSVGWSSLESNLAAHGKVVDLNPSPGGFLRSALKQLTCSNKKLVLLFAMATKEDLQFLVELVKGGKLRTVIDSRYALGKAEEAWAKIMEGHATGKIIVERDQVMDI